One Leptolyngbya sp. SIO1E4 genomic region harbors:
- a CDS encoding TonB-dependent receptor, producing MMEKVLQGWNLLAIVAILGGYVPAVEAAQSASVWGTRQPLLAPSEREIDNREQGVIGKAARNPNDDSPIDGPRNFLTAQTSEPIQIIDIQIEATATGVEIILVTEAGALSLPQTVIRGNALIADIPNAVLALPDEDDLLVFEPAEGIAVIQAVTLTENAVQLSITGTEAAPTVEVTAEAQTLRLSLELGDPAASIPGEDSLQIVVTGAEGSRYVVPRAATATRTDTPLDEIPQSIQVIPQAVLEDQQVIRLNDALRNASGVVSNSLDQRGQRFIVRGFSSSSILRDGFRYTDGASGNAGFQELANIQQIEVLKGPAAILAGALEPGGAINLVTEKPLSEPFYELSLRAGNRDLIEPSIDISGPLTDDGRLLYRLNALYRTEDYHRDFDVPVRRFFIAPVISWAISDRTDLTLELEYSDEERPADFGGLPAIGDRIADVPFDRITGEPDDDASNEFLRVGYQFEHRFNDSWRIRNSFRYISFDNEFVSNLAFRVNENTGDLFRIWIQNAQPSDSYELQTNVVGEFTTGSIEHTLLAGVDLFRRDFMSFRRTDFTPQPRFNIFDPVYGLVARPDNFDDPIPKIRDTQTDNLGLYVQDQITLLDNLFLLVGARYDTVSQDTEDFELDTTDSQSDDAFTPRVGLVYQPIEALSLYASYSTSFAPNSGTTLTGDLLEPERGRQFEVGARAELLEGRLSANVALFNIKKRNVATMDPNSPPGQFFSTATGEQRSQGIELDVIGEILPGWNIVANYAYTDADITKDNDGLEGNRLFGVPEHNFNLWTTYEIQQGSLAGLGVGLGFNYVSDRFGDNANSYVLEDYFLTNAAISYQRDNWRAALNIRNLFDVDYIDSSEGIREFENRSGEGFTLIGSFSIEF from the coding sequence ATGATGGAAAAGGTGTTACAGGGTTGGAATCTTCTCGCAATAGTCGCTATTTTGGGTGGATACGTTCCTGCTGTTGAAGCTGCACAAAGCGCGTCTGTATGGGGCACTCGTCAGCCGTTATTAGCGCCGTCTGAACGGGAAATAGACAACAGAGAACAGGGCGTCATAGGCAAAGCAGCCCGCAACCCCAACGACGACTCCCCGATTGATGGGCCTCGAAATTTCCTCACTGCTCAGACTTCTGAACCGATTCAGATCATTGATATTCAAATTGAAGCCACAGCGACAGGGGTCGAAATCATTTTAGTGACCGAGGCTGGCGCACTGTCTTTGCCCCAGACGGTAATCAGGGGCAATGCACTGATTGCAGACATTCCCAATGCAGTGTTGGCGCTGCCAGATGAGGATGACCTGCTCGTGTTTGAGCCTGCCGAAGGGATTGCGGTGATTCAGGCGGTGACCTTGACTGAAAATGCTGTGCAGCTCTCAATTACGGGAACGGAGGCCGCTCCCACGGTGGAGGTCACGGCGGAGGCACAGACGCTGCGGCTGAGTCTGGAATTGGGAGATCCGGCAGCCTCGATACCGGGGGAAGACTCCCTACAGATAGTAGTGACGGGGGCAGAAGGCAGTCGCTATGTGGTGCCCCGAGCTGCCACGGCTACCCGCACCGACACCCCCCTGGACGAGATTCCTCAGTCTATTCAGGTGATTCCCCAGGCAGTGCTGGAAGATCAGCAAGTGATTCGTCTCAATGATGCGTTGCGAAATGCCAGTGGCGTTGTGTCCAATTCCCTTGACCAGCGGGGGCAGCGCTTTATCGTACGTGGATTCAGCAGTTCCTCTATTCTGCGGGATGGCTTTCGATACACGGATGGCGCCTCGGGTAATGCTGGCTTTCAGGAACTGGCTAATATTCAGCAAATCGAGGTGCTCAAAGGGCCAGCCGCGATTTTGGCGGGGGCGCTGGAGCCGGGCGGTGCTATTAACCTTGTGACCGAAAAGCCTCTGTCAGAACCGTTTTATGAACTGAGCCTGCGAGCTGGCAATCGAGACCTAATTGAGCCCAGCATTGATATTTCGGGGCCACTCACGGATGATGGGCGGTTGCTGTATCGTCTGAATGCGCTCTATCGCACTGAGGATTATCACCGGGATTTTGACGTACCGGTGCGACGATTTTTTATTGCACCTGTCATTAGCTGGGCGATTAGCGATCGCACTGACCTCACACTCGAGCTGGAATATAGCGACGAAGAGCGTCCGGCGGATTTTGGCGGCCTGCCTGCCATTGGCGATCGCATTGCCGATGTCCCCTTTGATCGAATTACTGGCGAACCAGACGACGATGCCTCAAATGAATTCCTGCGGGTGGGGTATCAGTTCGAACATCGCTTTAACGATAGCTGGCGAATTCGCAATAGCTTTCGCTACATCAGCTTTGATAACGAATTTGTGTCTAACCTCGCCTTTCGAGTGAACGAAAACACGGGAGATTTATTTCGTATTTGGATTCAAAATGCACAACCTAGCGATAGCTATGAATTGCAAACGAATGTGGTGGGGGAGTTTACGACCGGTTCGATCGAACATACCCTTTTGGCTGGAGTAGATCTGTTTCGACGAGACTTTATGAGCTTTCGGCGAACAGACTTTACGCCACAGCCGCGGTTCAATATTTTCGACCCCGTGTACGGGCTCGTTGCCAGGCCAGATAACTTTGACGACCCCATCCCTAAAATTAGGGACACTCAAACGGATAACCTCGGCCTTTATGTACAAGATCAAATCACCCTGCTGGACAATTTATTTTTGCTAGTTGGGGCTCGTTATGACACGGTCAGCCAAGATACGGAAGATTTCGAGTTGGACACCACGGATAGTCAAAGTGACGACGCGTTTACACCCAGGGTAGGGTTGGTTTATCAGCCCATTGAAGCGCTTTCTTTATACGCGAGTTACAGCACTTCGTTTGCACCAAACTCAGGTACAACCCTTACAGGAGATTTGCTGGAGCCTGAGCGAGGGCGACAGTTTGAAGTGGGAGCTAGAGCAGAGTTACTAGAGGGTCGCTTGTCGGCCAACGTGGCGCTATTTAATATCAAGAAACGGAACGTGGCCACGATGGATCCAAATTCTCCTCCCGGGCAATTCTTTTCTACTGCTACGGGTGAGCAGCGGAGTCAGGGAATCGAGCTGGATGTGATTGGCGAAATTCTCCCCGGTTGGAACATCGTTGCTAACTATGCCTACACCGATGCAGACATCACTAAGGATAATGATGGCCTGGAAGGCAACCGGCTTTTTGGGGTGCCGGAACATAATTTCAACCTGTGGACCACCTATGAAATTCAGCAGGGAAGTTTAGCGGGTTTAGGAGTTGGCCTTGGCTTTAACTACGTGAGCGATCGCTTTGGCGATAACGCTAATAGCTATGTGTTAGAAGACTATTTCCTCACCAATGCCGCCATCTCTTATCAACGGGATAATTGGCGAGCTGCACTCAATATCCGCAATTTATTTGATGTGGATTATATCGATAGTTCTGAAGGCATTCGAGAATTTGAAAATCGATCTGGGGAAGGCTTTACGCTTATCGGCTCCTTTTCTATTGAGTTTTGA
- a CDS encoding helix-turn-helix transcriptional regulator, producing the protein MNRSDDWLLPGSPSDSRLFHADSSDQIQVWSPQVGQGYVQTIPLHEDLSLVIVDDTMHNIVLMNTYKQQASLEFEFQLAEPAPGQSSLTPHFEMRGLNIRPAQQRRFKVEIFFGPSAFMAYYQLIAERVPPQALNLCHKFVQCLHRSQFGCQAASPQAALSQILAHKISSPPSSKFIADHLLSAPEFLGSDHAAQQSMTPEMHQVIHQIFSCPYSGQVRRAYLERKVLELVALKLNALEQLRSLSYPLNLEDLDSIYEAGRILACQLHNPPAVESLARQVGLNRFKLNQGFHHVYGITPFRYLRSCRLQLARQLLITSKLAIKEVAYRVGYTSCSRFATAFYQKFGLNPKAFQLQIHSRRLQQSYPQYPAAIQN; encoded by the coding sequence ATGAATCGTTCCGATGATTGGCTTTTACCTGGAAGTCCGAGCGATTCACGACTGTTTCATGCCGACTCGTCCGATCAGATTCAAGTTTGGTCGCCCCAAGTAGGGCAGGGATACGTACAAACAATCCCACTGCACGAAGACCTATCCCTTGTCATTGTCGACGACACGATGCACAATATCGTGCTGATGAATACCTACAAGCAACAGGCTTCCCTGGAGTTTGAATTTCAGCTTGCAGAACCTGCACCAGGACAAAGTAGCCTTACGCCCCATTTTGAAATGAGAGGTCTAAATATTCGACCAGCCCAACAACGCCGGTTTAAAGTTGAGATTTTCTTTGGTCCATCGGCCTTCATGGCCTACTATCAACTCATTGCTGAGCGCGTACCACCTCAGGCACTTAACTTGTGCCACAAATTTGTTCAATGCTTACATCGTAGCCAGTTTGGCTGCCAGGCTGCATCACCGCAAGCAGCACTCAGCCAAATCTTGGCCCATAAAATCTCTTCACCGCCATCCTCAAAATTTATTGCCGATCATCTGCTGTCTGCCCCTGAATTCTTAGGCTCTGACCACGCAGCCCAGCAGTCGATGACACCAGAGATGCATCAAGTTATTCATCAGATTTTTAGCTGTCCGTATAGTGGACAAGTGCGACGTGCTTATCTAGAGCGCAAAGTATTAGAACTCGTTGCTCTAAAACTCAATGCTCTTGAACAATTGCGATCGCTCTCGTATCCGTTGAACCTAGAAGATTTAGACAGTATTTATGAAGCGGGAAGGATTCTAGCCTGCCAGCTTCATAATCCGCCTGCCGTCGAGTCACTAGCGCGGCAGGTCGGCCTCAATCGATTCAAGCTCAATCAAGGGTTTCACCATGTGTACGGCATCACCCCCTTTCGCTATCTGCGAAGCTGCCGTCTGCAATTGGCACGACAGTTACTCATCACCTCAAAATTAGCCATTAAAGAAGTCGCCTACAGGGTCGGCTACACCAGCTGCAGTCGTTTTGCCACTGCCTTTTACCAAAAGTTTGGTCTAAATCCGAAAGCCTTTCAGCTCCAGATCCACAGTCGTCGGCTACAGCAAAGCTACCCTCAATATCCGGCAGCCATCCAAAATTAA
- a CDS encoding iron-siderophore ABC transporter substrate-binding protein has translation MANQPSILRLWQRLTTCTPALFDSYSRPFNRQRRFLLLTGASAFIASACSSRTQTNERSTAALSTATQPIQHAFGETEVPVNPTQIAVLDYFTVEALMVLGVQPIAAPQIIIDNLLHLPPVEHEIVDTGNPREPSLETIATLNPDLILTTQTVTEPDTYQLLAQIAPTVVFDNDGRTEWQALTRLCAEILGKEAEAEQLEADYDAKVQAFKSQLSKDASQIRISVASFYTEQIATFGKETFVGTVLDAAGLSRPPKQAEGGNAQISIELLSEIDGDVLFVMKPQSQTEIAGDVRAALERMKANPLWTQLQAVQTNQVYEVDTYWFGAGYIAANLIMDDLMQYLV, from the coding sequence ATGGCCAATCAACCCTCCATCCTGCGTCTCTGGCAGAGACTGACAACTTGTACCCCAGCACTATTTGATAGTTATTCTCGACCATTCAATCGTCAACGACGATTTTTGCTGCTCACGGGGGCAAGTGCATTCATCGCTTCTGCTTGCTCTAGCAGGACCCAGACGAATGAGCGATCCACTGCTGCATTATCGACAGCCACCCAGCCGATACAGCATGCCTTCGGTGAAACGGAAGTGCCGGTCAACCCGACCCAAATTGCAGTGCTAGACTACTTTACGGTCGAAGCCCTAATGGTGCTGGGCGTGCAGCCGATCGCGGCTCCTCAAATAATCATTGATAATCTATTGCATCTGCCGCCAGTCGAGCACGAGATTGTAGACACTGGCAACCCGAGAGAACCCAGCCTTGAGACAATTGCGACCCTCAACCCAGACCTGATCCTCACTACTCAGACTGTTACGGAACCTGACACCTATCAATTGCTTGCCCAAATTGCTCCGACCGTGGTGTTTGACAACGACGGTCGGACTGAATGGCAAGCGTTGACTCGTCTGTGTGCTGAGATTTTAGGCAAAGAAGCTGAAGCCGAGCAACTCGAAGCAGATTACGACGCAAAAGTGCAGGCATTCAAATCACAACTCTCTAAAGACGCCAGCCAAATTCGGATTTCAGTAGCGTCTTTCTACACAGAGCAAATCGCGACCTTTGGGAAAGAGACGTTCGTTGGTACGGTGCTAGACGCGGCTGGGCTTTCTCGTCCCCCCAAGCAGGCTGAAGGAGGCAATGCCCAGATTTCAATCGAGCTGCTGAGTGAGATTGATGGAGATGTGTTGTTTGTGATGAAACCCCAGAGCCAGACTGAGATTGCGGGTGATGTGCGAGCAGCCCTTGAGCGGATGAAAGCAAACCCCCTTTGGACTCAGCTTCAGGCTGTCCAAACCAACCAAGTTTACGAGGTGGATACCTATTGGTTTGGAGCAGGGTATATTGCGGCAAATCTTATCATGGATGATTTGATGCAGTACCTTGTCTAA
- a CDS encoding TonB-dependent siderophore receptor: MMGKALQVWNLVAIATVISGQAFGVEAAQGEMLVTGQQIAGDREQGIESGENSVPYSLLSIPQYPSPQPATIVTEWIAQIEASRVQITNVRLEETDEVGLQVVLETADGELAAPTTTVSGNALIAEIPNAMLALPEGDEFQQFEPVDGIALVQVTELSGDRVQVVITGTETAPAAEFSTTAAGLTLEITPGIAQAGTADEPLRIVVTGEEGSRYVEPNTSTATRTDTPLRDIPQSIQVIPREVLEDQQVIRLNDAIRNVSGGATVSRAGDGQRFLLRGFESPSVLRDGFRLTFGADGNSGIQELSNVETIEVLKGPASILFGSLEPGGVINLVTEQPLSEPFYELGLRIGNQGLIEPSLDFSGPLTEDGRLLYRLNVLHRTEDSFRGFNTDFKQFFIAPVISWQISDRTDLTVHFEYLDSEGPSDIGLVAVGEGIADIPFDRVLGHPEDAFQSERVRVGYDFEHRLSDSWRVRNAFRFNRFDSENAQFINFVLNPVTGDAFQGLLFADQRQDHYELQTNLVGEFNTGSISHTLLAGVDLFRRDNPRVDRRVFAPPRILNIFNPAYGPYPDLAAAPITNNNSTRIDALGLYIQDQIDLWDNLILLLGVRYETVEQETVNNLTSTATSLSENAFSPRIGLVYQPIEALSLYGSYSTSFVPSGAITANRSLLGAEQGKQFEIGARAELLEGRLTANLALFNLTKQNVAVPDPNFPGMDFSIATRQRSRGVELDVAGEILPGWNIITNYAYTDAIITDNDSGNEGNRLFSAPEHNFNLWTTYDIQSGSLEGLGFGLGLNYVGDRFGDNANSFRLGSYFLTNATVSYQRDNWRAGLNIRNLFDVNYIEGSRNSRTLSIPPGDGFTLIGSFSIEF, translated from the coding sequence ATGATGGGAAAGGCGTTACAGGTTTGGAATCTTGTTGCCATAGCGACTGTGATCAGTGGACAAGCCTTTGGGGTTGAGGCTGCCCAGGGGGAGATGTTGGTTACTGGTCAGCAGATTGCAGGGGACAGGGAACAGGGCATAGAGTCCGGCGAGAACTCTGTTCCCTATTCCCTACTCTCTATTCCCCAATACCCATCCCCCCAACCTGCCACCATCGTCACAGAATGGATAGCTCAAATTGAAGCCTCGAGGGTGCAAATCACGAATGTACGTTTAGAAGAGACCGACGAGGTCGGCTTACAGGTCGTGTTAGAAACGGCTGATGGTGAGCTAGCGGCACCCACCACAACGGTGTCTGGCAATGCCTTAATTGCCGAGATCCCGAATGCGATGCTGGCACTGCCAGAGGGTGATGAGTTTCAGCAGTTTGAACCGGTGGATGGCATTGCCTTAGTGCAGGTAACCGAGTTGTCGGGTGACCGAGTGCAAGTCGTCATTACCGGGACAGAGACTGCCCCGGCTGCAGAATTTAGTACAACGGCAGCTGGATTAACTCTGGAGATAACGCCAGGGATCGCTCAGGCGGGTACAGCAGATGAGCCGCTAAGAATAGTGGTGACCGGTGAGGAAGGGAGTCGTTACGTTGAGCCGAATACCTCAACGGCGACGCGCACGGATACCCCACTGCGCGATATTCCCCAGTCAATTCAAGTGATTCCCCGTGAGGTACTTGAAGATCAGCAGGTGATTCGCCTCAACGATGCCATCCGCAATGTAAGTGGAGGGGCCACTGTCAGTCGCGCCGGGGATGGTCAACGCTTTTTACTGCGGGGGTTTGAGAGTCCCTCCGTACTGCGGGATGGGTTTCGCCTGACCTTTGGGGCGGATGGCAATTCGGGTATTCAAGAACTGTCTAACGTAGAAACAATAGAAGTCCTCAAAGGCCCAGCCTCAATTCTATTTGGCTCTCTGGAGCCAGGAGGAGTCATCAATTTAGTGACTGAGCAGCCCCTGAGCGAACCGTTTTATGAATTGGGTTTGCGAATTGGCAATCAAGGCTTAATTGAGCCCAGTCTGGACTTCTCCGGACCACTAACTGAAGATGGTCGATTGCTGTATCGGTTAAACGTGCTGCATCGCACTGAAGACAGCTTCCGAGGCTTCAATACGGATTTCAAGCAGTTTTTCATTGCCCCGGTAATCAGTTGGCAAATTAGCGATCGCACTGATTTAACCGTTCATTTTGAATATCTTGATTCTGAAGGCCCTTCAGATATTGGTTTAGTGGCTGTTGGAGAGGGCATCGCCGATATTCCCTTTGATCGCGTGTTAGGCCACCCTGAAGATGCATTCCAAAGCGAACGGGTGCGAGTCGGCTATGACTTTGAGCATCGCCTCAGCGACAGTTGGCGGGTTCGCAACGCCTTCAGATTTAACAGATTTGATTCGGAAAACGCTCAATTCATCAACTTTGTCTTGAATCCGGTGACAGGAGATGCCTTCCAAGGCCTCCTATTTGCAGACCAAAGGCAAGATCATTACGAACTCCAGACTAATTTGGTAGGAGAATTCAACACTGGCTCAATTTCACACACTTTGCTAGCTGGAGTAGATTTATTTCGCCGAGATAATCCCCGTGTGGATCGGCGTGTTTTTGCCCCGCCACGAATTCTGAATATTTTTAACCCTGCTTATGGCCCCTATCCTGATCTTGCAGCGGCTCCTATCACAAATAATAACAGTACCCGCATAGATGCCCTTGGCCTATATATTCAAGACCAAATCGACTTGTGGGATAACCTGATTTTGTTACTGGGAGTTCGGTACGAAACTGTTGAGCAGGAAACCGTTAATAACCTTACCAGTACTGCTACTAGCCTTAGTGAAAATGCCTTTAGTCCCCGCATTGGACTAGTCTATCAACCCATTGAGGCGCTGTCGTTGTATGGCAGCTACAGCACCTCCTTTGTACCCAGCGGTGCCATCACCGCTAACCGTAGCTTGCTTGGTGCAGAACAGGGCAAACAATTTGAAATCGGGGCTAGGGCCGAACTCTTAGAGGGGCGGCTAACCGCTAACCTGGCGTTGTTCAATCTCACCAAACAAAACGTAGCGGTACCCGATCCCAATTTTCCAGGGATGGATTTCTCCATTGCCACCAGGCAGCGGAGTCGAGGGGTTGAACTAGATGTAGCGGGAGAAATTCTGCCCGGTTGGAATATCATCACCAACTATGCTTACACCGATGCCATAATCACTGACAACGACAGCGGCAACGAAGGCAATCGCCTGTTTTCGGCACCTGAGCATAACTTCAATCTGTGGACGACCTACGATATTCAATCGGGGTCATTAGAAGGGTTGGGCTTTGGACTGGGCTTGAACTACGTGGGCGATCGCTTTGGCGACAATGCCAACAGTTTCAGGTTGGGAAGCTATTTCCTCACCAATGCCACCGTTTCGTACCAACGGGATAATTGGCGGGCAGGACTCAATATTCGTAACCTGTTTGATGTGAATTACATTGAGGGATCTCGCAACAGTAGAACATTGTCTATTCCTCCGGGTGACGGATTCACCCTGATCGGCTCCTTCTCTATTGAATTTTGA
- a CDS encoding helix-turn-helix transcriptional regulator codes for MTARLVFNHRENWLLPGSPGDSRLAHSDPSDQVLIYPSYVGQGYRQKIQLREDITLVIMDYVLKRDLVFDVSEETACSKFEFPLVDAETQHSTFVPVLGFRMVKTPIIRKRVFEIEVIFKRASMLAYAQDYFERLPTPTQRIVEGIVKSLWRFQGGYPGLGMAEMLNRLLAYSVKGSLTSYAGVTFGHLLPEALYAETVDLEYVNRRPMTSAMKKTIGQILTCPYYGATRRAYLERKALELVALRLQAIAQPRLHETDLNCIYHAASILRSQYVNPPTVEALARNVGTNRLKLNQGFHEVYGTTPFNYLRACRMGQARRLLMTSEMSVESIAAAVGYSSRNHFAKVFRRQAGLNPKAFQMQVWQCAS; via the coding sequence ATGACAGCGCGATTAGTCTTCAATCATCGAGAAAATTGGCTTCTACCGGGTAGTCCAGGCGATTCGCGCTTGGCGCATTCAGACCCATCTGATCAGGTTTTGATTTATCCATCCTATGTTGGGCAGGGATACCGGCAAAAAATTCAGCTACGGGAAGATATAACCCTGGTGATCATGGACTATGTCCTCAAGCGTGACCTGGTGTTTGACGTCTCCGAGGAGACTGCGTGTTCTAAATTCGAGTTTCCATTGGTTGATGCGGAAACTCAACACAGCACATTCGTACCCGTTCTGGGCTTTAGGATGGTGAAGACGCCCATCATCAGGAAAAGAGTTTTTGAAATCGAAGTGATTTTCAAACGGGCTTCCATGTTGGCGTATGCCCAGGACTACTTTGAGCGCTTGCCAACCCCAACGCAACGCATTGTGGAAGGCATTGTGAAGTCCCTGTGGCGATTTCAGGGCGGATATCCGGGACTGGGCATGGCGGAAATGCTGAACCGACTGCTTGCTTATTCCGTGAAGGGGAGCCTCACGTCCTACGCTGGCGTGACCTTTGGCCATCTTTTGCCAGAGGCTCTCTACGCTGAAACCGTGGATCTCGAATATGTCAATCGCCGACCCATGACGTCTGCAATGAAAAAGACAATCGGGCAGATTCTTACCTGTCCTTATTACGGGGCAACCCGTCGAGCCTATCTAGAGCGCAAAGCCTTAGAACTGGTTGCGTTGCGTTTGCAAGCGATCGCCCAACCGCGCCTTCATGAAACTGACCTCAACTGTATCTATCACGCCGCCTCTATCTTAAGAAGCCAGTATGTCAATCCGCCCACGGTAGAAGCACTGGCTCGTAACGTTGGGACGAATCGACTCAAACTGAATCAGGGGTTTCATGAGGTCTATGGCACAACCCCGTTTAACTATTTGCGCGCCTGCCGCATGGGACAGGCGCGGCGGCTGTTGATGACCTCCGAAATGTCGGTAGAAAGCATTGCAGCGGCTGTGGGATACAGCAGCCGCAACCACTTCGCTAAGGTGTTTCGACGGCAAGCGGGCCTCAACCCCAAAGCGTTTCAGATGCAGGTGTGGCAGTGTGCCAGCTAA
- a CDS encoding MFS transporter, which produces MRTFLIIWVGQFASILGSEMTNFAITLWAWEVTGQATPLSLILVVTQIPRLLISPFAGIWVDRLNRKYLMLLGDGVAGLSTIVLLSLLLTDQLQVWHLYISGAVNGLFGYIQGLAHSASVSLLVAEKHYARASAIESLQLSSSYIIAPATAGVIYAASGLSGIFTIDLVTFGVAIATLAVVTIPQPPQPDPASHQPVATDTVLQEITFGLRYLQRRAGLRTLLGFFLISNFINGICFTNLFPMALSRLGNDTSILGTLFAFFGVGGLLGGLTLGIWGGPQRRIHGVLIATASWKVGLIVLTLVRQPITYLGTALVSGFCSPFPGSCSQAIWRSKVEPAVQGRVFAARYLLTQLATTLGAAIAGPLADYVFEPAMQPGGALFPSLGSLFGVGVGSGMAVQTAIFASLGVVIALGGYRVRKLRRLELET; this is translated from the coding sequence GTGCGAACCTTTCTGATTATTTGGGTAGGGCAATTCGCCTCTATCCTGGGCTCTGAGATGACCAACTTCGCCATCACCCTTTGGGCTTGGGAGGTGACCGGTCAAGCCACTCCGCTTTCGCTCATCTTAGTGGTCACACAAATTCCGAGATTACTCATTTCACCCTTTGCCGGTATCTGGGTCGATCGCCTTAATCGAAAATATCTGATGTTGTTAGGGGATGGGGTCGCTGGGCTCTCCACGATTGTTCTATTGAGCCTATTGCTCACCGATCAGCTGCAGGTCTGGCATCTCTATATTTCTGGCGCGGTGAACGGGCTCTTTGGCTACATTCAAGGGCTAGCACACTCTGCCTCAGTATCATTACTTGTGGCAGAAAAACACTATGCCCGCGCTTCTGCCATCGAGTCATTGCAACTATCAAGCAGCTATATCATTGCCCCAGCAACAGCTGGGGTTATTTATGCGGCCAGCGGGCTCAGTGGTATTTTTACGATTGATCTGGTGACGTTTGGGGTGGCGATCGCCACCCTCGCCGTTGTGACGATTCCCCAACCTCCCCAACCGGACCCAGCTTCCCACCAGCCGGTTGCGACAGACACGGTTCTCCAAGAAATTACATTCGGTCTCCGCTATTTGCAGAGACGGGCAGGGTTGAGAACGCTGTTAGGCTTTTTTCTGATTAGCAACTTTATTAACGGTATCTGTTTTACGAATTTGTTTCCCATGGCCCTGTCTCGTCTTGGCAACGACACCTCGATTTTGGGAACGCTCTTTGCATTTTTTGGGGTAGGTGGGCTGTTGGGGGGCTTGACTCTGGGAATTTGGGGTGGCCCCCAGCGGCGGATTCACGGGGTCTTGATTGCCACTGCCAGTTGGAAAGTTGGACTCATCGTGCTGACCCTGGTGCGACAGCCCATTACCTACCTGGGAACCGCTTTGGTCAGCGGGTTCTGCTCCCCCTTTCCGGGCAGCTGTAGTCAAGCAATTTGGCGAAGCAAAGTGGAACCCGCCGTACAGGGGCGTGTGTTTGCCGCTCGCTATCTCCTGACGCAACTGGCCACCACCTTAGGCGCGGCGATCGCTGGGCCGCTCGCCGATTATGTTTTTGAACCCGCCATGCAGCCAGGGGGAGCCCTGTTTCCAAGCTTGGGAAGCCTGTTTGGGGTTGGGGTTGGCTCGGGGATGGCAGTCCAGACAGCAATATTTGCCAGTTTGGGGGTGGTGATTGCCCTAGGAGGGTATCGGGTGCGAAAGCTGCGACGGCTTGAGCTAGAGACTTAG
- a CDS encoding HIT family protein, with amino-acid sequence MNTRNVFDEILAGRAPVSLVYQDDLVAAFMDIQPVNPGHVLVVPKKCAQFLWELDNETSARLFGVGRKVAQAIRDSGLQCEGINLFVADGAAAGQEVPHVHLHVFPRYRGDGFGLQFADRYFELPLRSQLDDAATKIRNALDEEI; translated from the coding sequence ATGAATACCCGAAACGTTTTCGATGAAATTCTTGCTGGCAGGGCTCCTGTCTCATTGGTTTATCAAGACGATCTGGTCGCGGCGTTTATGGACATTCAACCTGTTAACCCTGGCCACGTTTTGGTAGTTCCAAAAAAGTGTGCTCAGTTTTTGTGGGAACTTGATAATGAAACATCAGCTCGCCTTTTTGGGGTTGGGCGGAAAGTTGCTCAGGCTATTCGTGATTCAGGATTGCAGTGCGAAGGCATAAACCTGTTTGTGGCTGATGGTGCTGCTGCAGGTCAAGAGGTTCCACATGTGCATCTCCATGTGTTTCCTCGCTATCGCGGTGATGGCTTTGGTCTTCAATTTGCTGATCGATATTTTGAGCTGCCGTTGCGATCGCAATTGGATGATGCCGCTACAAAGATTCGCAATGCTTTAGATGAAGAGATATAA
- a CDS encoding VOC family protein, with amino-acid sequence MSFVKTTPILRIFDEAKAKEFYIDFLGFSVDWEHRFEAGLPLYMQVSKDGCVLHLSEHHGDCCPGAAMRIETNELEAFQADLVAKCYKNARPGIEETPWGSRDMSVTDPFGNRLTFTNAMST; translated from the coding sequence ATGAGCTTTGTTAAGACAACGCCAATTCTTCGAATATTTGATGAAGCTAAAGCGAAGGAATTCTATATTGATTTCCTAGGCTTTAGTGTTGATTGGGAGCACCGGTTTGAAGCGGGCCTGCCGCTATACATGCAAGTCTCTAAAGATGGATGCGTTCTTCATCTATCGGAGCATCATGGAGACTGCTGCCCTGGTGCTGCAATGAGAATTGAGACGAATGAATTAGAAGCTTTTCAGGCAGATCTCGTTGCAAAATGCTACAAAAATGCCCGGCCAGGCATAGAAGAAACCCCTTGGGGCTCGCGAGATATGTCAGTGACAGATCCCTTTGGTAACCGATTGACATTTACAAACGCCATGAGTACTTGA